A window from Plectropomus leopardus isolate mb chromosome 3, YSFRI_Pleo_2.0, whole genome shotgun sequence encodes these proteins:
- the LOC121966403 gene encoding platelet glycoprotein V has product MEKSNCNIIPTMMDSQFRGSIWTILVLFTLPHVTCNMLCPSSCRCNFIGAVTCTGDTITDLPKQLTADTYLLQLDRTSMNVINEQSLANQDLLLRFSLTRSHLHTIHPSAFQVAPQLKSVKLSSNDLSTLPARVFSPLTTLEQLHLNDNELETISSDIFEGLGGLLNLDLNKNKLRSLDSETFDGLVNLTFLNLGRNLIKRLPPTIFHSLTNLIELNVYKNEIGVLEAGIFDKLINLQVLKIHENHITSIPPQVFWSLRNLKNLTMSSNRLQAIPEKSFYHMPQLIKLTIYKNPLLFLPDQLMGHMPYITEFFLYATNLTTVPGNLFANMSGLMQLNFNVNEKLRELPSDLFCCLPVLEKLSLKANDLHYLHPQLFSRLTTLGILHLNDNRLQSLPENIFQGLRRVYSVVLKNNHFKTLPGDIFLSNAALKAVSLSGNPWNCTCSIRGIAKWIRHNEEVVLDRHDVMCHSPTYQLLRTVGSLHDEEFNFCDAPKVTPSYFSTNEPTEQFKTIPTSGQTSVVGSTTTPTPKILPTTQGATQKVTTPTTIPTANPSALHTTILPTTLQTPTATLPNKKNLPINETPSPLFYDVLVIEQGPEFVHHHRHRGWVSVWFLPSDMTMAGLLMFCHIVLVVIGFFLILGAMFYMYRLNKTINELKAECTDKPVEQNM; this is encoded by the exons CCAACAATGATGGATTCTCAATTCAGAG GCTCCATTTGGACGATACTCGTCCTCTTCACACTGCCACACGTCACCTGTAACATGCTTTGCCCCAGCAGTTGCAGGTGTAATTTCATAGGTGCAGTCACGTGTACTGGTGACACCATCACAGATCTACCAAAACAGCTGACTGCTGACACGTACCTGCTGCAGCTTGACAGGACAAGCATGAATGTCATAAATGAGCAGAGCTTGGCAAACCAGGACCTCCTGTTGCGTTTCAGTCTGACCCGCAGCCATTTACACACGATCCATCCTAGCGCCTTCCAAGTTGCTCCACAGCTCAAGTCTGTCAAACTGTCATCCAATGATCTCTCTACCCTCCCTGCTCGGGTTTTCAGTCCACTGACCACTCTGGAACAGTTGCATTTAAATGACAATGAGTTAGAAACCATAAGCTCAGATATTTTTGAAGGACTGGGCGGGTTGCTGAATCTGGACCTGAATAAGAACAAACTGAGGAGTCTTGATTCAGAGACTTTTGATGGACTGGTCAACCTCACCTTTCTGAACCTCGGCAGAAACTTAATAAAGAGGCTTCCACCGACCATCTTTCACTCATTAACTAATCTTATTGAGCTCAATGTCTATAAAAACGAGATAGGGGTGCTAGAAGCTGGAATTTTTGATAAACTAATCAATCTTCAGGTGCTGAAAATCCATGAGAACCACATTACAAGCATTCCACCTCAGGTGTTCTGGTCCCTGAGGAACCTGAAGAACCTCACCATGTCCTCCAACCGACTTCAGGCCATCCCGGAAAAAAGCTTCTACCACATGCCACAACTGATCAAGCTTACCATTTACAAAAACCCTTTGTTATTTCTACCAGACCAGCTAATGGGTCACATGCCTTACATAACAGAATTTTTTCTGTATGCCACTAACCTCACCACTGTGCCTGGAAATTTGTTTGCCAACATGTCTGGACTCATGCAGCTTAACTTCAATGTAAACGAAAAGCTTAGAGAATTGCCCTCAGACCTCTTTTGCTGCCTTCCTGTGCTCGAGAAGCTCTCACTGAAAGCCAATGACCTCCATTATCTACATCCTCAGTTGTTTTCTAGACTAACCACACTGGGCATTCTGCATCTTAATGATAACAGGCTGCAGAGCCTACCAGAGAACATCTTTCAGGGCCTTAGAAGGGTATATTCAGTTGTTTTGAAGAATAACCACTTTAAGACTCTTCCAGGAGATATTTTCTTGTCAAATGCAGCTTTGAAGGCTGTAAGTCTGAGTGGCAACCCTTGGAACTGTACATGTAGTATCAGAGGTATTGCGAAATGGATAAGACATAATGAGGAAGTGGTTCTTGACAGACATGATGTGATGTGTCATAGTCCAACATACCAACTGCTCCGTACTGTTGGCTCCCTGCATGATGAGGAGTTCAACTTTTGCGACGCTCCAAAAGTCACGCCAAGTTATTTTTCGACAAATGAGCCCACAGAACAATTCAAAACCATTCCTACCAGTGGTCAAACATCTGTTGTTGGTTCAACAACCACACCGACCCCAAAAATATTACCCACCACTCAAGGAGCTACCCAAAAAGTCACCACCCCAACAACCATTCCAACCGCAAACCCATCTGCCTTACATACCACAATCCTACCAACAACTCTCCAAACTCCCACCGCCACCCTGCCTAACAAGAAGAATCTTCCCATTAATGAGACTCCCTCACCTCTGTTCTACGACGTACTGGTGATTGAACAGGGGCCGGAGTTTGTTCACCACCACCGTCACAGGGGCTGGGTGTCTGTGTGGTTTCTGCCCTCGGATATGACCATGGCCGGACTCCTCATGTTTTGTCACATCGTTCTTGTGGTCATAGGCTTTTTCCTTATTCTTGGTGCCATGTTTTACATGTATCGCCTCAACAAGACCATTAATGAGCTGAAGGCTGAGTGTACAGATAAGCCAGTGGAACAAAACATGTGA
- the LOC121963568 gene encoding uncharacterized protein LOC121963568, producing MNMSRGGIVILFLSLLFESSSSQQQCEKETDCPKENQNVFSSSTTEIPRFLKPGVTELFFVDSQIQTIPKEAFAENRQLEKVEFMNTGTTSIELGAFEGLVNLKYIEISSTPLKSIPVGVFKDLSNLEKIVLKLNKLQSLEKGLFDGLEKLQELQLNSNEIETIEDGTFHGLENLKYLHLARNNLSALSVDWFSKLNKLQILRLYENQLTTIPEEIFQNLPNLKEIGLHGNKIAELSPNLFPHKDKLYKLLLDSNLLTSLPEGFFVGFTQLKTLTLHKNILTSLPPVLFGEMPKLTQLSFSQNNLSTLPRGIFSPLKKVKKLDLSKNQFVTLNAEYFEGPEKLTDLNLQNNKIKSLDADVFEKLQSLTTLKLAHNDLQTLPGDIFETLPKLKILYLNDNPWHCDCNLIELHLWMKANSDKIVSPAVCEYPENLKGQEIKLLTEDQLICPTLPPTTTITTTTPTTTTTLPTTEPTTTILTTTTTLPTTPTTTSPPTTTTTLPTTEPTTTILTTPTTTPTTLATTTSPPTPTTLPMAEPTATILTTTTPLSTTPVIIRLPTTTTTPLSTANLTTIKKVPTTTGLPIPTTTPATMTTATTTSTSPLTTTTSAPTTILTTSTPLSMTASLSIPPITSQTTTPPSQTTPVIICIALLALVVICMLALATLTFYRLLQRRKKMNQRVKLISISYTTEFILRPLLMDLTPTLHVLLLLCFINAVVQACPDGCKCHDTKILCSGLSDFPTTVPSSTTGLYFSNCSIYFLKPEDLADFANALGIFVIKDTVLREVRTGTFDSTPNIGALAFTTTELQDLPEALFQHLKSLESLNLKSNKLLVLRPNWFAPLTQLKLLDLSKNFFTSVPVETFHPLTELQYLMLSGNNISQLPSETFKGLTKVKTLRLNKNSLKELPLGIFDDLGDLEELSLHDNLITHLHHNIFSKTSKLQKLFLSNNRLTSLPQGILLNLPLLSQISLYENQLESLGPGVFGPMPLHELWLYDNKLKHVEDDTFRNLTQLRLLVLSRNQISSVSIRAFEGLEQLGEVSLHTNLLTTLQAGTFQGLPRLVNISLEHNFISSLPVGFLKGLSNLGQIDLQNNSLPNLPQESLDALSAAREVLLQQNPWKCDKDILPLRDWLTRHPSKTNQTLVVCETPLSLTGEVIALLADENFLPLSSTEEPMLTSTEKRRKPQTPPTRRSTPSPAVKTTPTSEHEEVTGSGQGEKGTVSNDTSIILIVIAVVATVIISTVIISCVCWKRNKKGRGNIGRRNKNSVLMNMSRGGIVILILSLLFESSSSQQQCEKETDCPKENQNVFSSTTTEIPRFLKPGVTEVFFVDSQIQTIPKEAFVENRQLEKVEFMNTGTTSIELGAFEGLVNLKYIEISSTPLKSIPVGVFKDLSNLEKIVLKLNKLQSLEKGLFDGLEKLQELQLNSNEIETIEDGTFHGLENLKYLHLARNNLSALSVDWFSKLNKLQILRLYENQLTTIPEEIFQNLPNLKEIGLHGNKIAELSPNLFPHKDKLNKLLLDSNLLTSLPEGFFVGFTQLKTLTLHKNTLTSLPPVLFGEMPKLTQLSFSQNNLSTLPRGIFSPLKKVKKLDLSKNQFVTLNAEYFEGPEKLTELNLQNNKIKSLDADVFGKLQSLTTLKLAHNNLQTLPGDIFETLPKLKILYLNDNPWHCDCNLIELHLWIKANSDKIVSPAVCEYPENLKGQEIKLLTEDQLICPTLPPTTTITTTTPTTTTTLPTTEPTTTILTTTTTLPTTPTTTLPITTTVPTTTTLPTTEPTTTTLTTTTTTTTPTTILPTTTPVTTLPTTELTTTTPTTTTTTTTQTTTLPTTAITTTSLSTTLLTTTTTTITTTTTALTTTISTTAPTTTPTTTITITTPTTTITTTTPTTTMTTTPPTTTTTTTTPTTTKTTTTPSTTMPTTTTLPTTQTTTHPLQTTPVIFTCPMKPVTQEPSPSFMHNYRNKIQGCKSQLMMYTVLLVVEITCTLALAKFTLSLYRLLQHRERMNQRVKLTSFSYRREVILRPL from the exons aTGAACATGTCCAGAGGAGGAATCgtcattctttttttgtctttattgtttgAGTCTTCATCATCTCAACAACAATGCGAAAAGGAGACAGACTGCCCCAAAGAGAACCAGAATGTTTTCAGTTCATCTACGACAGAAATCCCACGCTTCCTGAAACCAGGTGTGACAGAGCTTTTCTTTGTGGATAGCCAGATTCAAACAATCCCCAAAGAAGCCTTTGCTGAAAACCGCCAGCTTGAAAAGGTGGAGTTCATGAACACCGGCACGACATCCATCGAGCTGGGAGCTTTTGAAGGTTTGGTAAACCTCAAGTATATTGAGATCTCCAGCACTCCATTAAAGTCGATCCCAGTCGGAGTCTTTAAGGACCTCAGCAACCTCGAGAAGATTGTACTGAAGCTAAACAAGCTCCAAAGCCTGGAGAAAGGCTTGTTTGACGGCCTTGAAAAATTACAAGAGCTCCAGCTGAATTCGAATGAGATCGAAACGATTGAAGACGGGACCTTTCATGGACTTGAGAACCTTAAATACCTTCATTTGGCTAGAAACAATCTCTCTGCTTTATCTGTCGACTGGTTCTCAAAGCTAAACAAACTGCAGATACTACGGCTTTATGAGAATCAGCTGACCACCATTCCTGAagagatttttcaaaacttgcCAAACTTGAAAGAAATTGGCTTGCATGGAAACAAGATAGCAGAATTGTCACCTAATCTATTTCCACATAAAGACAAACTATACAAGCTCTTATTGGATAGCAATCTTCTGACTAGTTTACCTGAAGGATTCTTCGTTGGCTTCACTCAGCTTAAAACACTGACCCTACACAAGAATATACTCACAAGTCTACCGCCTGTACTTTTTGGAGAAATGCCTAAACTTACACAGTTAAGCTTCAGTCAGAACAATCTCAGCACTCTTCCCAGAGGAATATTCAGCCCGCTGAAGAAAGTCAAGAAGTTAGATCTGTCTAAGAATCAGTTTGTCACTTTGAATGCTGAATACTTTGAAGGCCCTGAGAAGCTCACAGACCTGAATCTGCAGAACAACAAGATAAAGTCGCTGGACGCAGATGTGTTTGAAAAGCTACAATCACTGACCACGCTCAAGCTAGCTCACAACGACCTCCAGACACTTCCTGGGGATATTTTTGAGACTTtaccaaaactaaaaatactttACCTCAATGACAACCCTTGGCACTGTGACTGTAATCTGATAGAGCTTCACCTTTGGATGAAGGCAAACTCTGACAAGATTGTGTCTCCTGCTGTCTGTGAGTATCCAGAGAATCTTAAAGGGCaagaaatcaaattattaaCAGAGGATCAATTAATCTGCCCCACCCTTCCCCCTACAACCACCATCACCACAACTACTCCCACAACAACCACGACTCTCCCAACTACAGAACCAACAACCACCATTCTTACTACCACAACAACACTTCCAACAACACCAACCACCACTTCACCCCCCACAACTACCACAACTCTCCCAACTACAGAACCAACAACCACCATTCTTACTACCCCGACAACAACACCCACCACTTTGGCAACCACCACTTCACCCCCCACACCCACCACACTTCCAATGGCAGAACCAACAGCCACCATTCTTACTACCACAACACCACTTTCTACAACACCAGTCATCATCAGACTGCCCACAACCACCACAACTCCACTTTCAACAGCAAACCTAACTACCATTAAAAAGGTACCAACAACCACTGGTCTGCCAATACCCACAACAACTCCTGCCACCATGACCACCGCCACAACAACTTCAACAAGTCCACTAACCACCACCACAAGTGCACCCACAACCATTCTGACCACATCTACGCCTTTGTCCATGACGGCCAGCCTCAGCATACCACCAATCACCAGCCAAACAACAACGCCTCCTTCACAAACCACTCCTGTGATTATCTGCATCGCACTGCTCGCGCTTGTGGTCATTTGCATGCTGGCACTGGCTACGCTCACTTTTTACCGACTGCTGCAGAGAAGAAAGAAGATGAACCAGAGGGTCAAACTCATCAGCATCTCTTACACGACAGAGTTCATCCTTAGGCCTCTAT TAATGGACCTGACCCCGACCCTTCATGTGCTCCTACTTCTCTGTTTCATCAACGCTGTTGTTCAGGCATGCCCGGATGGATGCAAATGTCATGACACCAAAATACTCTGCAGTGGTCTTTCGGACTTCCCCACAACTGTGCCGTCATCCACCACAGGCCTCTACTTCTCCAATTGCAGTATCTACTTCCTGAAACCAGAGGATCTGGCTGATTTTGCTAATGCCCTTGGCATCTTTGTGATTAAGGACACTGTTTTAAGGGAAGTGCGCACTGGCACATTTGATTCCACTCCAAACATAGGTGCCTTAGCGTTTACCACCACTGAGCTGCAGGATCTCCCCGAGGCCTTGTTCCAACATCTTAAGAGCCTTGAGTCTCTGAATCTGAAGAGCAACAAGCTCCTGGTACTCCGCCCTAACTGGTTTGCCCCATTGACACAGCTGAAACTCCTTGACCTCAGTAAGAACTTTTTCACTTCTGTACCCGTGGAAACATTTCACCCTCTTACTGAGTTGCAGTACCTTATGCTCTCTGGAAACAATATCAGTCAACTACCAAGTGAGACATTCAAAGGTCTTACTAAGGTAAAAACCTTACGGCTTAACAAAAACTCGCTAAAGGAACTTCCCCTGGGCATTTTTGATGACCTTGGAGACCTGGAGGAACTATCTCTACATGATAATCTAATCACTCATCTCCATCATAACATCTTCTCCAAGACTTCAAAACTCCAAAAGCTGTTCCTCTCTAACAACAGGCTCACATCTCTTCCACAAGGGATCTTATTAAACCTGCCCTTGCTTTCCCAGATCTCTCTGTATGAAAACCAGCTGGAGAGTCTGGGACCAGGGGTGTTTGGGCCCATGCCGTTGCACGAGTTGTGGCTGTATGACAACAAACTGAAGCATGTGGAGGATGACACATTCAGGAACCTGACACAGTTGCGTCTCCTTGTGCTCAGTCGCAACCAGATCAGCTCTGTATCCATAAGGGCCTTTGAAGGGTTGGAGCAGCTGGGAGAGGTATCACTTCACACCAATCTGCTCACAACCCTTCAAGCTGGGACTTTCCAAGGTCTGCCCAGGCTGGTCAACATTTCCCTGGAGCACAACTTCATCAGCTCCCTCCCTGTGGGTTTTCTCAAGGGACTGAGCAACCTGGGGCAGATAGACTTGCAAAATAACTCCCTTCCCAACCTGCCACAGGAGAGTCTAGATGCCCTCAGTGCAGCAAGGGAAGTTCTCTTGCAGCAGAACCCCTGGAAGTGTGACAAGGATATTCTGCCACTAAGAGACTGGCTGACAAGGCACCCATCCAAAACCAACCAAACTCTTGTGGTCTGTGAAACACCTCTCAGTCTGACTGGTGAGGTCATTGCTCTGCTGGCAGATGAGAACTTCCTGCCTCTCAGCTCAACAGAGGAGCCCATGTTGACCTcaacagagaaaaggaggaaaccCCAAACTCCCCCAACAAGACGAAGTACTCCCTCACCGGCTGTCAAGACCACCCCCACTTCAGAGCACGAGGAGGTCACTGGCAGTGGACAAGGGGAGAAGGGAACAGTTTCTAATGATACTTCAATCATCCTAATCGTCATCGCAGTAGTGGCCACTGTTATCATCAGCACTGTCATTATCAGCTGTGTGTGCTGGAAGAGGAACAAGAAAGGCAGGGGAAATATAGGCCGCAGAAATAAGAACTCTGTGCTG atgaACATGTCCAGAGGAGGAATCGTCattcttattttgtctttattgtttgAGTCTTCATCATCTCAACAACAATGTGAAAAGGAGACAGACTGCCCCAAAGAGAACCAGAATGTTTTCAGTTCAACTACGACAGAAATCCCACGCTTCCTGAAACCAGGTGTGACAGAGGTTTTCTTTGTGGATAGCCAGATTCAAACAATCCCCAAAGAAGCCTTTGTTGAAAACCGCCAGCTTGAAAAGGTGGAGTTCATGAACACCGGCACGACATCCATCGAGCTGGGAGCTTTTGAAGGTTTGGTAAACCTCAAGTATATTGAGATCTCCAGCACTCCATTAAAGTCGATCCCAGTCGGAGTCTTTAAGGACCTCAGCAACCTCGAGAAGATTGTACTGAAGCTAAACAAGCTCCAAAGCCTGGAGAAAGGCTTGTTTGACGGCCTTGAAAAATTACAAGAGCTCCAGCTGAATTCGAATGAGATCGAAACGATTGAAGACGGGACCTTTCATGGACTTGAGAACCTTAAATACCTTCATTTGGCTAGAAACAATCTCTCTGCTTTATCTGTCGACTGGTTCTCAAAGCTAAACAAACTGCAGATACTACGGCTTTATGAGAATCAGCTGACCACCATTCCTGAagagatttttcaaaacttgcCAAACTTGAAAGAAATTGGCTTGCATGGAAACAAGATAGCAGAATTGTCACCTAATCTATTTCCTCATAAAGACAAACTAAACAAGCTCTTATTGGATAGCAATCTTCTGACTAGTTTACCTGAAGGATTCTTCGTTGGCTTCACTCAGCTTAAAACACTGACCCTACACAAGAATACACTCACAAGTCTACCGCCTGTACTTTTTGGAGAAATGCCTAAACTTACACAGTTAAGCTTCAGTCAGAACAATCTCAGCACTCTTCCCAGAGGAATATTCAGCCCGCTGAAGAAAGTCAAGAAGTTAGATCTGTCTAAGAATCAGTTTGTCACTTTGAATGCTGAATACTTTGAAGGCCCTGAGAAGCTCACAGAGCTGAATCTGCAGAACAACAAGATAAAGTCGCTGGACGCAGATGTGTTTGGAAAGCTACAATCACTGACCACGCTCAAGCTAGCTCACAACAACCTCCAGACACTTCCTGGGGATATTTTTGAGACTTtaccaaaactaaaaatactttACCTCAATGACAACCCTTGGCACTGTGACTGTAATCTGATAGAGCTTCACCTTTGGATAAAGGCAAACTCTGACAAGATTGTGTCTCCTGCTGTCTGTGAGTATCCAGAGAATCTTAAAGGGCaagaaatcaaattattaaCAGAGGATCAATTAATCTGCCCCACCCTTCCCCCTACAACCACCATCACCACAACTACTCCCACAACAACCACGACTCTCCCAACTACAGAACCAACAACCACCATTCTTACTACCACAACAACACTTCCAACAACACCAACCACCACTTTGCCAATCACCACTACAGTCCCAACAACCACCACACTACCAACCACAGAACCAACAACAACCACTCTTACTACAACCACAACTACTACAACACCAACCACTATTCTGCCAACCACCACACCTGTCACCACACTCCCAACCACAGAGCTAACTACCACCACACCTACAACAACCACAACtaccacaacacaaacaaccactTTACCAACTACAGCTATAACGACCACCTCTTTGTCCACAACATTGTTAACCACAACCaccacaacaataacaacaactacCACAGCACTAACAACCACAATATCGACAACTGCACCCACAACCACACCCACAACCACAATAACAATAACCACACCCACAAccacaataacaacaaccaCACCAACAACCACTATGACAACAACTCCACCAAcgaccaccaccaccacaactaCGCCCACAACTACTAAGACCACGACGACACCTTCAACAACTATGCCAACAACAACCACCCTCCCAACTACCCAAACAACTACGCATCCTCTACAAACCACTCCAGTGATCTTCACCTGTCCCATGAAGCCGGTCACTCAGGAGCCATCACCTTCCTTCATGCATAACTACAGAAACAAAATTCAGGGGTGCAAATCTCAGCTGATGATGTACACCGTATTGCTGGTGGTGGAAATCACCTGCACACTGGCTCTGGCTAAGTTTACCCTGTCTCTTTACCGCCTGCTGCAGCACAGGGAGAGGATGAACCAGAGGGTCAAACTCACCAGCTTCTCCTACAGGAGAGAGGTCATCCTCAGACCTCTATGA